One window from the genome of Haliaeetus albicilla chromosome 26, bHalAlb1.1, whole genome shotgun sequence encodes:
- the LOC138682124 gene encoding uncharacterized protein, with protein MDAQEIVGVCDSAPSRVEGIEKLYDLLEDYQSCPSVQGQYWARNHWFQPQSVVDKIRVLQEKAKVKKGKGKAIICAVLGASLAAAMEERKQKSGQSVMIRSLQEQLQESKQLLEEERNLVKALTKELKRQLSREVNIEAEVEMLPVEKRTQQICPQGDLQRAKETVESPPHVCPVIKTEYVYEDSSDDRPQVITKEAPYTATELTKLRKDFSRMAKESETEYVWRVSLSGGDGILLSEKEAEGYWGPGVFLTTGDYRAPWSLIQRAAYWAGGLNPMERGDPLAITSTVDQLVESVQKAACIQTMYDRELKPHQGSPMLLPVDPERMSILIRGLPNSLRPIGIQVRGTILNTPNGERIMSTLEGRMSPDHRRPGRKVWTWGEVAQELIDFGRKFGRVSGSSQRTGNTIVWQLSGRQLASGREKSLS; from the coding sequence ATGGATGCTCAGGAAATTGTTGGTGTTTGTGATTCTGCACCCTCACGAGTTGAAGGAATAGAGAAATTATATGATCTTTTAGAGGACTACCAATCTTGCCCCTCAGTCCAGGGACAATACTGGGCGAGAAACCACTGGTTTCAACCACAGAGTGTGGTGGATAAGATAAGAGTCTTGCAGGAGAAAGCTAAggttaaaaaggggaaaggaaaagcaataatttgTGCGGTGCTAGGAGCGAGTCTGGCAGCCGCAatggaagagaggaagcaaaagtCTGGTCAAAGTGTTATGATCAGGAGCCTGCAAGAACAattgcaagaaagcaaacagttgttagaggaggaaaggaacctTGTTAAGGCTTTAACGAAAGAATTGAAAAGGCAACTTTCGAGAGAGGTGAATATAGAGGCGGAGGTAGAGATGCTGCCTGTGGAGAAAAGGACACAGCAAATCTGTCCTCAGGGGGATTTGCAAAGGGCAAAAGAGACCGTAGAGAGCCCCCCCCACGTGTGTCCAGTGATTAAAACAGAGTATGTGTATGAGGACAGTAGCGATGACCGTCCTCAGGTTATCACTAAAGAAGCCCCATATACAGCAACTGAGTTAACAAAattgagaaaagatttttcaaggatGGCAAAGGAATCTGAGACGGAGTATGTGTGGAGAGTGTCTTTGTCAGGAGGAGATGGAATCTTGttgtcagagaaagaagcagaaggatatTGGGGTCCAGGTGTGTTTCTAACAACTGGCGATTACCGGGCCCCATGGTCATTGATTCAGAGAGCTGCGTACTGGGCTGGAGGGTTAAACCCCATGGAAAGGGGAGATCCCCTTGCCATAACCAGTACGGTGGATCAGCTAGTGGAAAGTGTGCAAAAGGCGGCATGTATCCAGACGATGTATGACCGGGAGCTCAAGCCCCATCAGGGCTCCCCgatgctgctgcctgtggaCCCAGAGAGGATGAGTATTCTAATACGGGGGCTCCCCAACTCTCTGAGACCAATAGGGATCCAAGTACGAGGGACAATTCTCAACACCCCCAATGGAGAAAGGATTATGTCCACTCTGGAGGGGAGAATGTCCCCTGACCATCGGCGGCCAGGGAGAAAAGTGTGGACATGGGGAGAGGTAGCTCAGGAGTTGATTGACTTTGGGAGAAAATTCGGCCGTGTTAGTGGATCATCTCAAAGAACTGGAAACACGATCGTATGGCAACTTAGTGGGCGGCAATTAGCCTCTGGAAGAGAGAAATCCCTAAGTTGA